In the Calonectris borealis chromosome 11, bCalBor7.hap1.2, whole genome shotgun sequence genome, one interval contains:
- the CHD2 gene encoding chromodomain-helicase-DNA-binding protein 2 isoform X7 has protein sequence MWEEYPDVYGVRRSNRSRQEPSRFNIKDEASSESENESPKRRGQKQMKKTNKWKREVSGEEEDEDGGEQGTSGESDPEPKKVKARRPAQRRTVAKTGVKKPHKPQRGKKRKKPDSSEDDDDDEDDETPKRQTRRRAAKNVSYKEDDDFETDSDDLIEMTGEGADEQQDNSETIEKVLDIRLGKKGATGASTTVYATEANGNPSADFDPEKDEGEVQYLIKWKGWSYIHSTWESEESLQQQKVKGLKKLENFKKKEEEIKQWLGKVSPEDVEYFNCQQELASELNKQYQIVERVIAVKTSKSATGHSDFPANSRKTSSNDPEYLCKWMGLPYAECSWEDEALISKKFQHCIDSFNNRNNSKTIPTRDCKVLKQRPRFVALKKQPSYIGGENLELRDYQLEGLNWLAHSWCKNNSVILADEMGLGKTIQTISFLSYLFHQHQLYGPFLVVVPLSTLTSWQREFEVWAPEINVVVYIGDLMSRNMIREYEWIHSQSKRLKFNALITTYEILLKDKAVLGSINWAFLGVDEAHRLKNDDSLLYKTLIDFKSNHRLLITGTPLQNSLKELWSLLHFIMPEKFEFWEDFEEDHGKGRENGYQSLHKVLEPFLLRRVKKDVEKSLPAKVEQILRVEMSALQKQYYKWILTRNYKALSKGTRGSTSGFLNIVMELKKCCNHCYLIKPPEENERENGLETLQSLIRSSGKLILLDKLLTRLRERGNRVLIFSQMVRMLDILAEYLTIKHYPFQRLDGSIKGEIRKQALDHFNADGSEDFCFLLSTRAGGLGINLASADTVVIFDSDWNPQNDLQAQARAHRIGQKKQVNIYRLVTKGTVEEEIIERAKKKMVLDHLVIQRMDTTGRTVLDNNSGRSNSNPFNKEELTAILKFGAEDLFKELEGEESEPQEMDIDEILRLAETRENEVSTSATDELLSQFKVANFATMEEEETELDERSQKDWDDIIPEEQRKKVEEEERQKELEEIYMLPRIRSSTKKAQTNDSESDAETKRRLQRSSGSESETDDTDDEKRPKRRGRPRSVRKDTVEGFTDAEIRRFIKAYKKFGLPLERLECIARDAELVDKSVADLKRLGELIHNSCVSAMQEYEEQLKENPGEGKGPGKRRGPTIKISGVQVNVKSIIQHEEEFEMLHKSIPTDPEERKKYRLTCRVKAAHFDVDWGVEEDSRLLVGIYEHGYGNWELIKTDPELKLSDKILPVETDKKPQGKQLQTRVDYLLKLLKKDLDKKENMKDGEEGKLKKRKPRVKKENKAPKVKDEHGNELSSPRHSDNQSEEGEVKEDGLEKSPVKKKQKKKENKENKEKQTTTKKEKESDKEKKKTKDKKEKPKSGEAKSGSKGKRSQGPVHITAGSEPIPIGEDEDDDLDQETFSICKERMRPVKKALKQLDKPDKGLTVQEQLEHTRNCLLKIGDRISECLKAYTDQDHIKLWRRNLWIFVSKFTEFDARKLHKLYKMAHKKRSQEEEEQKKKEDMSSMKKPFRPEPSGSSRDSVMSQSHVPHNPHSQKIHLPPSHTQQQMHGHPRDNYSHPNKRHFSNTDRGEWQRDRKFSYGGNSNQMWGGERHHQYEQHWYKDHHYGDRRSRGEPHRSSGNYRPNNLSRKRPYEQYNSDRDHRGHRDYYDRHHHDSKRRRSDEFRPQNYHQQDFRRMSDHRPPMGYHGQGPSDHYRSFHTDKSGDYKQPLPPPHPAVSDPRSPPSQKSPHDSKSPLDHRSPLDRSLEQKNNPDYNWNIRKT, from the exons ATGTGGGAAGAATATCCTGATGTTTATGGGGTTAGGAGGTCAAACCGAAGCAGACAAGAACCGTCGCGATTTAATATAAAAGAtgag GCAAGTAGTGAATCTGAAAATGAGAGCCcaaaaagaagaggccagaagcaaatgaaaaaaac aaataaatggaaaagagaGGTCTCTGGTGAAgaagaggatgaggatggaggggaGCAAGGCACCAGTGGAGAGAGTGATCCTGAACCGAAGAAAGTTAAAGCAAGAAGACCTGCCCAAAGGAG AACAGTGGCCAAAACCGGTGTTAAAAAGCCTCACAAACCCCAGcgtgggaagaagagaaagaaaccgGACTCATCTGAAGACGATGATGATGACGAAGATGATGAGACCCCCAAGAGACAAACTCGACGAAGAGCAGCCAAAAATGTCAG TTACAAAGAAGATGATGATTTTGAGACGGATTCTGATGACCTGATAGAGATGACTGGGGAAGGAGCTGATGAACAACAAGACAACAGTGAAACTATTGAGAAAGTCTTGGACATCAGgcttggaaaaaaaggag CCACTGGTGCTTCCACCACAGTGTATGCAACTGAAGCCAATGGCAACCCAAGCGCAGACTTTGATCCTGAAAAGGATGAGGGAGAAGTTCAGTACCTGATCAAATGGAAAGGCTGGTCATACATCCATAGCACATGGGAGAGTGAAGAgtccctgcagcagcagaaagtgAAGGGCCTGAAAAAGCTagaaaacttcaagaaaaaagaggaggagatcAAGCAATG GCTGGGCAAGGTATCACCTGAAGATGTAGAATATTTCAACTGCCAACAAGAACTAGCTTCAGAGCTGAACAAACAATATCAAATAGTGGAGAGAGTAATCG CTGTGAAAACCAGCAAGTCCGCAACGGGACATTCAGATTTCCCAG CAAACAGTCGCAAAACATCCTCGAATGACCCTGAATACCTGTGTAAGTGGATGGGGCTACCCTATGCCGAGTGCAGCTGGGAAGACGAGGCTCTGATAAGCAAGAAATTTCAGCACTGCATTGACAGCTTCAACAATCGTAACAACTCCAAAACGATTCCTACCCGGGACTGCAAG GTATTGAAGCAGAGACCAAGGTTCGTTGCCTTGAAGAAACAGCCTTCTTACATTGGTGGTGAGAACCTGGAGCTGCGAGATTACCAACTGGAGGGCCTCAACTGGCTCGCTCACTCGTGGTGCAA gaaCAACAGCGTGATCCTGGCTGATGAAATGGGCCTGGGCAAGACGATTCAGACAATATCATTCCTGTCGTACCTCTTCCATCAGCACCAGCTGTATGGCCCTTTCCTGGTGGTGGTGCCCTTGTCCACTCTCACCTCTTGGCAGAGAGAGTTTGAAGTGTGGGCACCTGAGATAAATGTGGTGGTTTACATCGGAGACCTCATGAGCAGGAACATG ATACGTGAATATGAGTGGATCCACTCTCAGTCTAAAAGGTTGAAATTCAATGCACTTATCACAACATACGAGATCCTCCTCAAGGATAAG gCTGTTTTGGGAAGTATTAACTGGGCCTTTCTAGGCGTGGATGAAGCCCATCGGTTGAAAAATGACGACTCTCTGCTGTACAAAACGTTGATTGATTTCAAGTCCAACCACAGGCTGCTGATCACTGGCACCCCGCTTCAAAATTCGCTCAAAGAGCTCTGGTCCCTGCTGCATTTCATCATGCCGGAGAA ATTTGAGTTCTGGGAGGATTTTGAAGAGGATCACGGAAAAGGTAGAGAGAATGGCTACCAGAGCCTTCACAAAGTCCTGGAGCCATTTCTCCTACGCAGAGTAAAGAAGGATGTGGAGAAATCTTTGCCAGCCAAAGTGGAGCAGATCCTCCGCGTGGAAATGTCTGCTTTGCAGAAACAGTATTACAA GTGGATTTTGACAAGAAACTACAAAGCTCTTTCAAAGGGAACGAGGGGGAGCACATCTGGTTTCCTGAACATTGTGATGGAGTTGAAAAAGTGCTGCAACCACTGCTACCTTATCAAACCTCCTgaggaaaatgagagagagaatggCCTTGAGACACTGCAG TCTCTGATCAGGAGCAGTGGAAAGCTAATTCTCTTGGACAAGCTGCTGACCAGGCTGCGGGAGAGAGGCAACAGAGTGCTGATCTTCTCCCAGATGGTGAGGATGCTGGACATCTTGGCAGAGTACCTGACTATCAAACACTACCCTTTTCAG CGCTTGGACGGCTCGATCAAAGGGGAGATCCGAAAGCAGGCGCTGGACCACTTCAACGCTGACGGCTCTGAG GACTTCTGTTTCTTGTTGTCAACACGAGCTGGAGGGCTGGGAATTAATTTGGCCTCTGCTGATACCGTTGTTATCTTTGACTCGGACTGGAACCCCCAAAATGATCTTCAGGCTCAGGCTCGGGCTCACCGGATTGGACAAAAGAAGCAG GTGAATATTTACCGCCTGGTCACAAAGGGTACAGTAGAGGAGGAGATCATTGAGAGAGCCAAGAAGAAAATGGTGCTGGATCATCTGGTGATCCAGCGTATGGACACCACTGGCCGGACCGTTCTGGACAACAACTCTGGGCGATCCAA CTCAAATCCTTTCAACAAAGAGGAGCTGACAGCTATTCTAAAGTTTGGAGCTGAAGATCTCTTCAAGGAGCTTGAAGGGGAAGAGTCAGAGCCTCAG GAGATGGACATTGATGAGATTTTGCGTCTGGCTGAAACACGAGAGAATGAAGTGTCCACCAGTGCCACTGATGAGCTCCTCTCCCAGTTCAAG GTGGCCAACTTTGCAACcatggaggaggaagagacagagcTGGATGAGCGGTCCCAGAAGGACTGGGATGATATCAttccagaggagcagaggaaaaaggtggaggaggaagaaaggcagaaggaatTGGAGGAAATCTACATGCTGCCTCGAATCCGGAGCTCGACTAAAAAG GCTCAGACAAATGACAGTGAATCAGATGCAGAAACTAAGAGAAGGCTTCAGAGATCATCTGGATCAGAAAGCGAGACTGATGATACCGATGACGAGAAGAGACCAAAGCGCAGGGGGCGTCCTCGAAGTGTTAGAAAAGATACTGTGGAAGGATTTACTGATGCTGAAATCAGGAG GTTTATCAAGGCTTACAAGAAGTTTGGACTCCCTCTTGAACG gCTGGAGTGTATTGCCCGGGATGCTGAGCTGGTGGATAAGTCTGTGGCTGATCTGAAGCGATTAGGGGAACTCATCCACAACAGCTGTGTGTCAGCAATGCAAGAATACGaggagcagctgaaagaaaatccAGGTGAAG GGAAAGGACCTGGAAAAAGAAGAGGTCCTACTATCAAGATTTCTGGTGTCCAAGTCAATGTGAAATCCATCATCCAGCATGAAGAGGAGTTTGAAATGCTGCATAAATCCATTCCCACGGacccagaggaaaggaagaa GTACCGCCTGACGTGCCGTGTCAAAGCTGCCCATTTTGATGTAGACTGGGGAGTGGAGGAGGATTCTCGCTTGTTAGTGGGAATTTACGAGCATGGTTATGGAAACTGGGAGCTAATTAAAACAGATCCGGAACTGAAGTTATCTGATAAG ATCCTACCTGTTGAGACAGATAAGAAACCTCAGGGAAAACAGCTCCAGACCCGAGTTGATTATCTACTGAAACTGCTGAAGAAAGATCtggacaagaaagaaaacatgaaggaTGGGGAAGAG GGCAAGCTAAAGAAGAGGAAACCACGAGTAAAGAAAGAGAACAAGGCTCCCAAAGTCAAAGATGAGCATGGGAATGAACTCTCCTCTCCTCGGCACTCAGACAACCAGTCAGAAGAAGGTGAAGTCAAG GAGGATGGCTTGGAAAAGAGCccagtgaaaaagaaacagaagaagaaagagaacaaagagaATAAGGAAAAACAGACAACCactaagaaagaaaaggaaagcgataaagagaaaaagaagacaaaagacaagaaagagaag CCTAAAAGTGGTGAAGCCAAATCTGGAAGTAAAGGGAAGAGATCGCAAGGTCCCGTCCACATTACAGCAGGGAGCGAACCGATCCCCATTGGAGAAGACGAGGACGATGATCTGGACCAAGAAACATTCAGCATA TGCAAGGAAAGGATGAGACCAGTCAAAAAAGCACTGAAGCAACTCGATAAGCCTGATAAGGGACTGACGGTTCAAGAACAGCTGGAGCACACACGCAACTGCCTCCTAAAAATTGGGGACCGCATCTCTGAGTGCCTTAAAGCCTACACTGACCAGGATCATATCAAGCTATGGAGAAG GAATCTATGGATATTTGTGTCAAAATTCACAGAATTTGATGCCAGAAAGCTGCACAAACTCTACAAGATGGCTCATAAGAAAAGgtcgcaggaggaggag GAACAAAAGAAGAAGGAGGACATGTCCAGCATGAAGAAACCGTTCCGCCCAGAGCCTTCAGGCTCCAGCCGCGATTCTGTGATGTCCCAGTCTCACGTGCCTCACAATCCTCATTCCCAGAAGATCCACCTGCCCCCTTCCCACACCCAGCAGCAGATGCACGGGCACCCGCGTGACAACTACAGCCATCCAAACAAGAGACATTTCAGCAACACAG ACCGAGGAGAATGGCAGAGGGATCGAAAGTTCAGCTACGGTGGCAATAGCAACCAGATGTGGGGCGGGGAGCGGCACCACCAGTATGAGCAGCACTGGTACAAGGACCACCACTACGGGGATCGGCGATCTCGTGGAGAGCCCCACCGGAGCTCTGGGAACTACAGACCAAATAACCTCTCCCGCAAGAGGCCATACGAACAGTACAACAGTGACCGAGACCACAGAGGCCACCGAGACTATTACGACAG GCACCACCACGATTCCAAGCGTCGACGATCCGATGAGTTCAGGCCTCAGAACTACCACCAGCAGGATTTCCGACGGATGTCTGATCACAGGCCACCCATGGGATACCATGGCCAAGGACCTTCGGACCACTACCGGTCCTTCCACACAGACAAATCGGGAGATTACAAACAGCCTCTCCCTCCACCTCACCCTGCAGTGTCGGACCCTCGCTCACCCCCCTCTCAGAAATCCCCCCACGATTCCAAGTCACCTCTCGATCACAGGTCACCTCTGGATAGGTCGTTAGAACAGAAAAACAATCCAGATTATAACTGGAACATTCGGAAAACATAA
- the CHD2 gene encoding chromodomain-helicase-DNA-binding protein 2 isoform X4: MEESRSPVSAGVSTSHSASEEASGSDSASQSESEQGSESNSSSESSESQSESESESTGSKSQQTPPETKEKPASKKERIADVKKMWEEYPDVYGVRRSNRSRQEPSRFNIKDEASSESENESPKRRGQKQMKKTNKWKREVSGEEEDEDGGEQGTSGESDPEPKKVKARRPAQRRTVAKTGVKKPHKPQRGKKRKKPDSSEDDDDDEDDETPKRQTRRRAAKNVSYKEDDDFETDSDDLIEMTGEGADEQQDNSETIEKVLDIRLGKKGATGASTTVYATEANGNPSADFDPEKDEGEVQYLIKWKGWSYIHSTWESEESLQQQKVKGLKKLENFKKKEEEIKQWLGKVSPEDVEYFNCQQELASELNKQYQIVERVIAVKTSKSATGHSDFPANSRKTSSNDPEYLCKWMGLPYAECSWEDEALISKKFQHCIDSFNNRNNSKTIPTRDCKVLKQRPRFVALKKQPSYIGGENLELRDYQLEGLNWLAHSWCKNNSVILADEMGLGKTIQTISFLSYLFHQHQLYGPFLVVVPLSTLTSWQREFEVWAPEINVVVYIGDLMSRNMIREYEWIHSQSKRLKFNALITTYEILLKDKAVLGSINWAFLGVDEAHRLKNDDSLLYKTLIDFKSNHRLLITGTPLQNSLKELWSLLHFIMPEKFEFWEDFEEDHGKGRENGYQSLHKVLEPFLLRRVKKDVEKSLPAKVEQILRVEMSALQKQYYKWILTRNYKALSKGTRGSTSGFLNIVMELKKCCNHCYLIKPPEENERENGLETLQSLIRSSGKLILLDKLLTRLRERGNRVLIFSQMVRMLDILAEYLTIKHYPFQRLDGSIKGEIRKQALDHFNADGSEDFCFLLSTRAGGLGINLASADTVVIFDSDWNPQNDLQAQARAHRIGQKKQVNIYRLVTKGTVEEEIIERAKKKMVLDHLVIQRMDTTGRTVLDNNSGRSNSNPFNKEELTAILKFGAEDLFKELEGEESEPQEMDIDEILRLAETRENEVSTSATDELLSQFKVANFATMEEEETELDERSQKDWDDIIPEEQRKKVEEEERQKELEEIYMLPRIRSSTKKAQTNDSESDAETKRRLQRSSGSESETDDTDDEKRPKRRGRPRSVRKDTVEGFTDAEIRRFIKAYKKFGLPLERLECIARDAELVDKSVADLKRLGELIHNSCVSAMQEYEEQLKENPGEGKGPGKRRGPTIKISGVQVNVKSIIQHEEEFEMLHKSIPTDPEERKKYRLTCRVKAAHFDVDWGVEEDSRLLVGIYEHGYGNWELIKTDPELKLSDKILPVETDKKPQGKQLQTRVDYLLKLLKKDLDKKENMKDGEEGKLKKRKPRVKKENKAPKVKDEHGNELSSPRHSDNQSEEGEVKEDGLEKSPVKKKQKKKENKENKEKQTTTKKEKESDKEKKKTKDKKEKPKSGEAKSGSKGKRSQGPVHITAGSEPIPIGEDEDDDLDQETFSICKERMRPVKKALKQLDKPDKGLTVQEQLEHTRNCLLKIGDRISECLKAYTDQDHIKLWRRNLWIFVSKFTEFDARKLHKLYKMAHKKRSQEEEEQKKKEDMSSMKKPFRPEPSGSSRDSVMSQSHVPHNPHSQKIHLPPSHTQQQMHGHPRDNYSHPNKRHFSNTDRGEWQRDRKFSYGGNSNQMWGGERHHQYEQHWYKDHHYGDRRSRGEPHRSSGNYRPNNLSRKRPYEQYNSDRDHRGHRDYYDRHHHDSKRRRSDEFRPQNYHQQDFRRMSDHRPPMGYHGQGPSDHYRSFHTDKSGDYKQPLPPPHPAVSDPRSPPSQKSPHDSKSPLDHRSPLDRSLEQKNNPDYNWNIRKT, from the exons ATGTGGGAAGAATATCCTGATGTTTATGGGGTTAGGAGGTCAAACCGAAGCAGACAAGAACCGTCGCGATTTAATATAAAAGAtgag GCAAGTAGTGAATCTGAAAATGAGAGCCcaaaaagaagaggccagaagcaaatgaaaaaaac aaataaatggaaaagagaGGTCTCTGGTGAAgaagaggatgaggatggaggggaGCAAGGCACCAGTGGAGAGAGTGATCCTGAACCGAAGAAAGTTAAAGCAAGAAGACCTGCCCAAAGGAG AACAGTGGCCAAAACCGGTGTTAAAAAGCCTCACAAACCCCAGcgtgggaagaagagaaagaaaccgGACTCATCTGAAGACGATGATGATGACGAAGATGATGAGACCCCCAAGAGACAAACTCGACGAAGAGCAGCCAAAAATGTCAG TTACAAAGAAGATGATGATTTTGAGACGGATTCTGATGACCTGATAGAGATGACTGGGGAAGGAGCTGATGAACAACAAGACAACAGTGAAACTATTGAGAAAGTCTTGGACATCAGgcttggaaaaaaaggag CCACTGGTGCTTCCACCACAGTGTATGCAACTGAAGCCAATGGCAACCCAAGCGCAGACTTTGATCCTGAAAAGGATGAGGGAGAAGTTCAGTACCTGATCAAATGGAAAGGCTGGTCATACATCCATAGCACATGGGAGAGTGAAGAgtccctgcagcagcagaaagtgAAGGGCCTGAAAAAGCTagaaaacttcaagaaaaaagaggaggagatcAAGCAATG GCTGGGCAAGGTATCACCTGAAGATGTAGAATATTTCAACTGCCAACAAGAACTAGCTTCAGAGCTGAACAAACAATATCAAATAGTGGAGAGAGTAATCG CTGTGAAAACCAGCAAGTCCGCAACGGGACATTCAGATTTCCCAG CAAACAGTCGCAAAACATCCTCGAATGACCCTGAATACCTGTGTAAGTGGATGGGGCTACCCTATGCCGAGTGCAGCTGGGAAGACGAGGCTCTGATAAGCAAGAAATTTCAGCACTGCATTGACAGCTTCAACAATCGTAACAACTCCAAAACGATTCCTACCCGGGACTGCAAG GTATTGAAGCAGAGACCAAGGTTCGTTGCCTTGAAGAAACAGCCTTCTTACATTGGTGGTGAGAACCTGGAGCTGCGAGATTACCAACTGGAGGGCCTCAACTGGCTCGCTCACTCGTGGTGCAA gaaCAACAGCGTGATCCTGGCTGATGAAATGGGCCTGGGCAAGACGATTCAGACAATATCATTCCTGTCGTACCTCTTCCATCAGCACCAGCTGTATGGCCCTTTCCTGGTGGTGGTGCCCTTGTCCACTCTCACCTCTTGGCAGAGAGAGTTTGAAGTGTGGGCACCTGAGATAAATGTGGTGGTTTACATCGGAGACCTCATGAGCAGGAACATG ATACGTGAATATGAGTGGATCCACTCTCAGTCTAAAAGGTTGAAATTCAATGCACTTATCACAACATACGAGATCCTCCTCAAGGATAAG gCTGTTTTGGGAAGTATTAACTGGGCCTTTCTAGGCGTGGATGAAGCCCATCGGTTGAAAAATGACGACTCTCTGCTGTACAAAACGTTGATTGATTTCAAGTCCAACCACAGGCTGCTGATCACTGGCACCCCGCTTCAAAATTCGCTCAAAGAGCTCTGGTCCCTGCTGCATTTCATCATGCCGGAGAA ATTTGAGTTCTGGGAGGATTTTGAAGAGGATCACGGAAAAGGTAGAGAGAATGGCTACCAGAGCCTTCACAAAGTCCTGGAGCCATTTCTCCTACGCAGAGTAAAGAAGGATGTGGAGAAATCTTTGCCAGCCAAAGTGGAGCAGATCCTCCGCGTGGAAATGTCTGCTTTGCAGAAACAGTATTACAA GTGGATTTTGACAAGAAACTACAAAGCTCTTTCAAAGGGAACGAGGGGGAGCACATCTGGTTTCCTGAACATTGTGATGGAGTTGAAAAAGTGCTGCAACCACTGCTACCTTATCAAACCTCCTgaggaaaatgagagagagaatggCCTTGAGACACTGCAG TCTCTGATCAGGAGCAGTGGAAAGCTAATTCTCTTGGACAAGCTGCTGACCAGGCTGCGGGAGAGAGGCAACAGAGTGCTGATCTTCTCCCAGATGGTGAGGATGCTGGACATCTTGGCAGAGTACCTGACTATCAAACACTACCCTTTTCAG CGCTTGGACGGCTCGATCAAAGGGGAGATCCGAAAGCAGGCGCTGGACCACTTCAACGCTGACGGCTCTGAG GACTTCTGTTTCTTGTTGTCAACACGAGCTGGAGGGCTGGGAATTAATTTGGCCTCTGCTGATACCGTTGTTATCTTTGACTCGGACTGGAACCCCCAAAATGATCTTCAGGCTCAGGCTCGGGCTCACCGGATTGGACAAAAGAAGCAG GTGAATATTTACCGCCTGGTCACAAAGGGTACAGTAGAGGAGGAGATCATTGAGAGAGCCAAGAAGAAAATGGTGCTGGATCATCTGGTGATCCAGCGTATGGACACCACTGGCCGGACCGTTCTGGACAACAACTCTGGGCGATCCAA CTCAAATCCTTTCAACAAAGAGGAGCTGACAGCTATTCTAAAGTTTGGAGCTGAAGATCTCTTCAAGGAGCTTGAAGGGGAAGAGTCAGAGCCTCAG GAGATGGACATTGATGAGATTTTGCGTCTGGCTGAAACACGAGAGAATGAAGTGTCCACCAGTGCCACTGATGAGCTCCTCTCCCAGTTCAAG GTGGCCAACTTTGCAACcatggaggaggaagagacagagcTGGATGAGCGGTCCCAGAAGGACTGGGATGATATCAttccagaggagcagaggaaaaaggtggaggaggaagaaaggcagaaggaatTGGAGGAAATCTACATGCTGCCTCGAATCCGGAGCTCGACTAAAAAG GCTCAGACAAATGACAGTGAATCAGATGCAGAAACTAAGAGAAGGCTTCAGAGATCATCTGGATCAGAAAGCGAGACTGATGATACCGATGACGAGAAGAGACCAAAGCGCAGGGGGCGTCCTCGAAGTGTTAGAAAAGATACTGTGGAAGGATTTACTGATGCTGAAATCAGGAG GTTTATCAAGGCTTACAAGAAGTTTGGACTCCCTCTTGAACG gCTGGAGTGTATTGCCCGGGATGCTGAGCTGGTGGATAAGTCTGTGGCTGATCTGAAGCGATTAGGGGAACTCATCCACAACAGCTGTGTGTCAGCAATGCAAGAATACGaggagcagctgaaagaaaatccAGGTGAAG GGAAAGGACCTGGAAAAAGAAGAGGTCCTACTATCAAGATTTCTGGTGTCCAAGTCAATGTGAAATCCATCATCCAGCATGAAGAGGAGTTTGAAATGCTGCATAAATCCATTCCCACGGacccagaggaaaggaagaa GTACCGCCTGACGTGCCGTGTCAAAGCTGCCCATTTTGATGTAGACTGGGGAGTGGAGGAGGATTCTCGCTTGTTAGTGGGAATTTACGAGCATGGTTATGGAAACTGGGAGCTAATTAAAACAGATCCGGAACTGAAGTTATCTGATAAG ATCCTACCTGTTGAGACAGATAAGAAACCTCAGGGAAAACAGCTCCAGACCCGAGTTGATTATCTACTGAAACTGCTGAAGAAAGATCtggacaagaaagaaaacatgaaggaTGGGGAAGAG GGCAAGCTAAAGAAGAGGAAACCACGAGTAAAGAAAGAGAACAAGGCTCCCAAAGTCAAAGATGAGCATGGGAATGAACTCTCCTCTCCTCGGCACTCAGACAACCAGTCAGAAGAAGGTGAAGTCAAG GAGGATGGCTTGGAAAAGAGCccagtgaaaaagaaacagaagaagaaagagaacaaagagaATAAGGAAAAACAGACAACCactaagaaagaaaaggaaagcgataaagagaaaaagaagacaaaagacaagaaagagaag CCTAAAAGTGGTGAAGCCAAATCTGGAAGTAAAGGGAAGAGATCGCAAGGTCCCGTCCACATTACAGCAGGGAGCGAACCGATCCCCATTGGAGAAGACGAGGACGATGATCTGGACCAAGAAACATTCAGCATA TGCAAGGAAAGGATGAGACCAGTCAAAAAAGCACTGAAGCAACTCGATAAGCCTGATAAGGGACTGACGGTTCAAGAACAGCTGGAGCACACACGCAACTGCCTCCTAAAAATTGGGGACCGCATCTCTGAGTGCCTTAAAGCCTACACTGACCAGGATCATATCAAGCTATGGAGAAG GAATCTATGGATATTTGTGTCAAAATTCACAGAATTTGATGCCAGAAAGCTGCACAAACTCTACAAGATGGCTCATAAGAAAAGgtcgcaggaggaggag GAACAAAAGAAGAAGGAGGACATGTCCAGCATGAAGAAACCGTTCCGCCCAGAGCCTTCAGGCTCCAGCCGCGATTCTGTGATGTCCCAGTCTCACGTGCCTCACAATCCTCATTCCCAGAAGATCCACCTGCCCCCTTCCCACACCCAGCAGCAGATGCACGGGCACCCGCGTGACAACTACAGCCATCCAAACAAGAGACATTTCAGCAACACAG ACCGAGGAGAATGGCAGAGGGATCGAAAGTTCAGCTACGGTGGCAATAGCAACCAGATGTGGGGCGGGGAGCGGCACCACCAGTATGAGCAGCACTGGTACAAGGACCACCACTACGGGGATCGGCGATCTCGTGGAGAGCCCCACCGGAGCTCTGGGAACTACAGACCAAATAACCTCTCCCGCAAGAGGCCATACGAACAGTACAACAGTGACCGAGACCACAGAGGCCACCGAGACTATTACGACAG GCACCACCACGATTCCAAGCGTCGACGATCCGATGAGTTCAGGCCTCAGAACTACCACCAGCAGGATTTCCGACGGATGTCTGATCACAGGCCACCCATGGGATACCATGGCCAAGGACCTTCGGACCACTACCGGTCCTTCCACACAGACAAATCGGGAGATTACAAACAGCCTCTCCCTCCACCTCACCCTGCAGTGTCGGACCCTCGCTCACCCCCCTCTCAGAAATCCCCCCACGATTCCAAGTCACCTCTCGATCACAGGTCACCTCTGGATAGGTCGTTAGAACAGAAAAACAATCCAGATTATAACTGGAACATTCGGAAAACATAA